The following are from one region of the Chloracidobacterium sp. genome:
- a CDS encoding amidohydrolase family protein — protein MGWIQKCDVDDRLLPIPTQIVSNEEFAPPDQTPEQRRVEHRLIEIATESSQRLGVSRRQFLAGTGGMAAAFLAMNSVFGNFFDVATVELFDSFATDEKFPKRPFIFDIHTHHVGAKKIIQTPPLIPGYRAAGAAWGNKAIEGREHKWEDLYLANYIKEMFFDSDTSMAVITGLPAKTNDQNVLTPAEMIETRTEINGLARSKRIIAHGLFSPDLGKPNLEEMQRQHEQLKVEAWKGYPGQPLADGSVGWWMDDEKVAYPFYEYSRKIGIKNICVHKGLPLPGWEVDHSSPKDVEKAAKDFPDLNFLIYHAGLKGVRDAMPAVNDGFRTIRDVPWVSDLCSMRKRNPKMTNVYMDLGTTFGMTVITQPMLCAYMLGMMIDAFGEDHVLWGTDSIWWGSPQWQIEAFRRLQMPDDLQKRFGFKPLTDPVKEKIFGLNSAKVYGIDVKAKMNAIPSDYVTELKSRYKAAGASPSNTQYGWIRT, from the coding sequence ATGGGCTGGATCCAAAAATGTGATGTTGACGACCGGCTGCTGCCGATACCGACGCAGATCGTGTCGAACGAGGAGTTTGCCCCGCCGGATCAAACGCCCGAGCAGCGGCGCGTCGAACATCGCCTGATCGAGATCGCTACTGAGAGCAGCCAGCGGCTCGGCGTCTCACGGCGGCAATTTCTCGCCGGAACGGGCGGAATGGCCGCGGCGTTTCTCGCAATGAACAGCGTGTTCGGCAATTTCTTTGATGTTGCGACGGTCGAGCTTTTCGATTCGTTTGCGACAGATGAGAAGTTTCCGAAGAGACCGTTCATTTTCGACATTCACACACATCACGTCGGGGCGAAGAAGATAATTCAGACGCCGCCGCTCATTCCCGGATATCGCGCCGCCGGGGCGGCGTGGGGCAACAAAGCGATCGAGGGCCGCGAGCATAAATGGGAAGATCTCTATCTTGCTAACTATATCAAAGAGATGTTTTTCGACAGCGACACCTCTATGGCCGTTATCACCGGACTGCCTGCGAAAACGAATGATCAGAATGTGCTCACGCCCGCCGAGATGATCGAGACTCGCACAGAGATCAACGGCCTCGCAAGGTCAAAACGGATCATCGCCCACGGCCTTTTTTCACCCGATCTCGGCAAGCCGAATCTAGAAGAAATGCAGCGCCAGCATGAGCAGTTGAAGGTCGAGGCTTGGAAAGGTTACCCCGGACAGCCGCTCGCAGACGGCAGTGTCGGATGGTGGATGGATGATGAAAAGGTGGCTTATCCGTTTTACGAATATTCGCGAAAGATCGGCATCAAGAACATCTGCGTGCACAAGGGCCTGCCTCTACCCGGATGGGAGGTCGACCACAGTTCGCCAAAAGATGTCGAAAAGGCGGCGAAGGACTTCCCGGATCTGAACTTTCTGATCTATCATGCCGGGCTGAAAGGTGTCCGTGACGCAATGCCCGCGGTGAACGATGGATTCAGAACGATACGCGATGTTCCCTGGGTCTCGGATCTCTGTTCGATGCGTAAGCGAAATCCAAAAATGACGAATGTCTATATGGACCTAGGCACGACGTTTGGGATGACCGTGATAACACAGCCTATGCTGTGCGCATACATGCTCGGGATGATGATCGATGCTTTTGGGGAAGACCATGTGCTTTGGGGCACGGATTCGATCTGGTGGGGCTCGCCGCAATGGCAGATCGAGGCATTCCGCCGACTGCAAATGCCCGATGACCTGCAAAAGCGGTTTGGCTTCAAGCCCCTTACGGATCCGGTGAAAGAGAAGATCTTCGGTCTCAATTCGGCAAAGGTCTACGGCATCGACGTGAAAGCAAAAATGAACGCGATCCCGTCCGATTATGTGACCGAGCTGAAATCAAGATACAAGGCGGCCGGTGCATCGCCGTCGAACACGCAATATGGGTGGATTCGAACTTAA
- a CDS encoding beta-lactamase family protein, which produces MKRSARYIFVFVAALMIPLELSAQRSVTAAGTNVLKKGIQLKLDEWHKAGKFPGATLGVVLPDGESFGLAIGYSDREAKTPMKPTDRMPAGSTGKTFAAAMAMQLVKEGKLNLDDKIEKFFGKEPWFARLPNAKEVTVRQLMNHTSGLVRYEFKKEFTDFLTANPYKVWTHEDRLAYLFDEKTPFEAGKGWEYSDTNYIVLGMIIEKLTGKEFYREARRRFIDRFKLTNTIPQEGPVMKGVVQGYAGPNNPFGGKDKMIENGRFIVNPQLEWTGGGWASTGRDLARWAKVMYEGKAFDASLVPQMLEGVPAKLGPNVKYGLGVIIRPTQSGITYGHSGFFPGYMTDMMYFPEQKIAVAVQVNTSAPGTLGGKPLARFLVEICEFVRASEQ; this is translated from the coding sequence ATGAAACGATCCGCCAGATATATTTTCGTCTTCGTTGCGGCGTTGATGATCCCGCTCGAACTTTCAGCTCAGCGATCTGTCACGGCGGCTGGGACGAACGTCCTTAAGAAAGGGATCCAACTCAAGCTGGACGAGTGGCACAAGGCGGGCAAGTTCCCGGGGGCGACGCTGGGTGTCGTGCTGCCTGATGGCGAGTCATTCGGGCTTGCGATCGGATATTCGGACCGGGAGGCCAAGACGCCAATGAAGCCCACCGACCGGATGCCGGCAGGGAGTACCGGTAAGACATTCGCGGCAGCAATGGCGATGCAGCTCGTCAAAGAAGGCAAGCTTAACCTTGATGACAAGATCGAGAAGTTCTTTGGCAAGGAACCTTGGTTCGCGCGCTTGCCGAACGCAAAGGAAGTAACCGTCCGCCAGTTGATGAATCACACAAGCGGACTCGTTCGATATGAGTTCAAAAAGGAATTCACGGATTTTCTGACCGCCAACCCTTACAAGGTCTGGACTCACGAGGACCGTCTCGCATATTTGTTTGACGAAAAAACACCTTTCGAAGCGGGAAAGGGTTGGGAGTATTCGGACACGAATTACATTGTGCTCGGAATGATCATCGAGAAATTGACGGGCAAGGAGTTCTATCGCGAGGCACGGAGGCGATTCATCGATAGGTTTAAGCTAACGAACACTATTCCGCAGGAAGGGCCGGTGATGAAGGGCGTGGTGCAGGGCTACGCCGGGCCGAATAACCCTTTCGGTGGAAAGGACAAGATGATCGAGAACGGCAGATTCATCGTCAATCCGCAACTCGAATGGACCGGCGGCGGATGGGCCTCGACCGGCCGCGACCTCGCGCGTTGGGCAAAGGTGATGTACGAGGGAAAGGCATTCGATGCTTCATTGGTGCCGCAAATGCTCGAAGGCGTTCCGGCGAAACTTGGACCGAATGTGAAGTACGGATTGGGCGTCATTATTCGCCCAACGCAGTCAGGTATTACCTACGGTCACAGCGGATTTTTCCCCGGATATATGACGGACATGATGTATTTCCCAGAACAAAAGATCGCAGTGGCAGTTCAGGTAAACACAAGTGCACCTGGCACGCTCGGGGGCAAACCGCTCGCCCGATTCCTGGTCGAGATCTGTGAATTTGTACGAGCCTCCGAGCAGTAG
- a CDS encoding MBL fold metallo-hydrolase has protein sequence MIFGRTVNAIFFVTLLAIHGIAQEATREAFAQGKRVLDRSVNAYGGLAALNAITSVSITVEGASVHRNQSRKPDTFDRTPYTGEVIIDLKNARTFQTQRGQYPGGFSWHQGFVIDAGSRTSFDLIRKTANQAGPAGLGIFRASTRWLPQIVLLNVLERAESLRYIGTATYDRRNHDLIDFVSSDGARLTLYVDQKTGLLSKFETFITDRFAGDSVLETLFTGQREVNGRIVASGRVTAVNGEITNDFRIANVIFNAEIQPDQFKIPPGLRAVTIATPALVTKHSDGIYTTVAGGYNVLFADLEDSIFVMEAPGNDRVSQQAIQQIKKAIPGKPIKYLAVTHHHDDHAGGIRAYMAEGSALIVAPGERAFFEKVSKAAFTAEPDSFSLAPKPLKIEPLTNGKRVLENGNAVAVEIYDIGPGPHAEEMLVAYIPAIKAVFQGDLLNRPANGDYPIANETSAHFLKWIDSSGLVVETIIPVHGPVTTIEELRRAVADMKK, from the coding sequence ATGATCTTTGGTCGAACAGTGAATGCCATATTCTTCGTAACTCTACTCGCGATACACGGAATTGCGCAGGAGGCTACTCGCGAAGCGTTTGCTCAAGGTAAGCGTGTGCTCGACCGGTCAGTGAACGCGTACGGCGGTCTCGCAGCATTGAATGCGATAACGAGCGTATCGATCACCGTGGAAGGCGCATCGGTTCACCGAAACCAAAGCCGCAAACCCGACACTTTCGACCGTACGCCGTACACAGGCGAGGTGATCATAGACCTTAAGAATGCCCGCACTTTTCAAACTCAAAGGGGACAATACCCCGGCGGATTCAGCTGGCATCAAGGTTTTGTCATTGATGCCGGCTCGCGGACGAGCTTTGACCTGATCCGAAAGACCGCAAATCAGGCGGGCCCGGCTGGATTGGGAATCTTTAGAGCCAGTACAAGATGGCTGCCGCAGATCGTCCTGCTAAATGTTCTGGAACGTGCTGAGAGCCTTCGGTACATCGGCACCGCCACATATGACCGTCGAAACCACGACCTGATCGATTTTGTCTCGAGCGATGGGGCCCGTTTGACACTCTATGTCGACCAAAAGACCGGCTTGTTATCAAAGTTCGAGACCTTCATTACCGATCGGTTTGCGGGCGATTCGGTTCTCGAAACGCTCTTTACAGGACAACGCGAGGTTAATGGCCGCATTGTTGCCTCAGGAAGAGTGACCGCAGTGAACGGAGAGATCACGAACGACTTTCGCATTGCGAACGTGATATTCAACGCTGAAATTCAGCCCGACCAATTCAAGATACCGCCTGGTCTGCGTGCTGTGACAATCGCAACCCCGGCACTTGTCACGAAACACTCCGACGGTATTTATACGACCGTTGCCGGTGGATACAATGTGCTTTTTGCGGATCTCGAAGACAGTATTTTTGTGATGGAAGCACCAGGGAACGACCGTGTGTCACAACAAGCGATACAGCAGATCAAGAAAGCCATCCCAGGAAAGCCAATCAAGTACCTTGCCGTAACGCATCATCACGACGATCACGCCGGCGGGATCCGGGCCTATATGGCGGAGGGATCGGCATTGATCGTCGCACCCGGCGAACGTGCTTTTTTTGAAAAGGTGAGCAAGGCCGCATTCACTGCGGAACCTGATTCGTTTTCTCTTGCTCCGAAGCCGCTGAAGATCGAACCGTTAACTAACGGAAAGCGAGTCTTGGAGAACGGAAACGCCGTTGCGGTCGAGATATATGACATCGGGCCCGGTCCGCACGCAGAGGAAATGCTCGTTGCTTACATCCCCGCGATCAAGGCCGTATTTCAAGGAGATCTATTGAATCGGCCTGCGAATGGCGATTACCCGATCGCGAACGAAACCTCAGCGCATTTTCTCAAATGGATCGATTCCAGCGGCCTGGTGGTTGAGACGATAATACCGGTTCACGGTCCTGTAACTACGATCGAGGAACTACGAAGGGCCGTTGCGGATATGAAGAAGTAG
- a CDS encoding amidohydrolase family protein — protein sequence MKKLILALVVGLASIGGSAQTTAFVGVNVVPMDRERILSNQTVIVKDGVITEIGDAKKIKVPKGAFRVDGTGKYLIPGLIDMHTHLLSDGNEYPDSIAPDELRVMVANGVTTIRFMIGTPELLKYRTQSNIGEIIAPTIFVASPHLTGREQGNNFVVNTQEEAREAVRRSKSAGYDFIKITTFVKADVYEAAIDEAAKQNIRVVGHADREYVTAPRAWMAKQQIDHLDGYMEQILRDDAPMKGSVSDLYMSDPKNWESIDFIDEAKIPMVAKRSVDANPFSNPTQHFFKNTFALPRSEESIRSQPDFRFYPPKVQEQWLNWYKRSRLITQVSSERKLKWIDARNKLIKAIHDAGGKLMAGSDTPEFLWLYGFAMHHELKALRDAGIGNYAALAAGTRNPSEYLGTLDKVGTVEKGKRADLVLLNANPLDDISATYDRAGVMLKGKWYTQAELNRWLNEIAPKIAGSYVEHK from the coding sequence ATGAAGAAACTGATCCTCGCACTAGTTGTTGGCTTGGCCTCGATCGGCGGGTCGGCGCAGACGACCGCGTTCGTTGGCGTGAACGTCGTACCGATGGATCGGGAGCGTATTCTCTCGAACCAGACCGTGATCGTGAAGGACGGTGTGATAACCGAGATCGGTGACGCCAAGAAAATAAAGGTGCCAAAAGGAGCTTTCCGGGTTGACGGGACGGGAAAATACCTTATTCCCGGCCTTATCGATATGCACACGCATTTGCTGTCGGATGGCAACGAGTATCCTGATTCTATTGCTCCGGACGAACTTCGCGTGATGGTCGCAAACGGCGTTACTACTATCCGTTTTATGATCGGCACGCCCGAGTTGCTCAAATACCGCACACAGTCGAATATCGGCGAGATCATCGCTCCGACGATATTCGTCGCGTCACCGCACCTGACCGGCCGTGAACAAGGCAACAACTTCGTCGTCAATACGCAAGAAGAGGCGCGCGAGGCCGTACGTCGATCGAAATCCGCTGGATACGATTTCATAAAGATCACGACCTTCGTCAAAGCTGACGTCTATGAAGCCGCGATCGATGAGGCCGCAAAGCAGAACATCCGCGTCGTCGGTCATGCTGACCGCGAATATGTGACGGCACCGCGAGCTTGGATGGCGAAGCAGCAGATCGATCACCTTGACGGATACATGGAGCAAATACTCCGTGACGACGCACCGATGAAAGGCTCGGTTTCGGACCTTTATATGTCTGATCCGAAGAACTGGGAGAGCATTGACTTCATCGATGAAGCAAAGATACCGATGGTTGCGAAAAGGTCGGTCGATGCAAATCCGTTCTCGAATCCGACCCAGCATTTCTTCAAGAACACATTTGCTCTGCCTCGAAGCGAAGAATCGATCCGTTCGCAACCGGATTTTCGATTCTACCCGCCAAAAGTTCAGGAGCAGTGGTTGAACTGGTACAAACGCTCGCGGCTGATCACACAGGTCTCTTCGGAACGCAAGCTGAAATGGATCGATGCGCGGAACAAGCTGATAAAAGCGATCCACGACGCGGGCGGAAAGCTAATGGCAGGTTCTGACACGCCGGAGTTCTTATGGCTATATGGCTTCGCAATGCATCATGAACTCAAGGCTTTGCGGGACGCGGGGATCGGAAACTATGCCGCACTTGCTGCCGGAACCCGTAACCCATCTGAGTATTTGGGGACGCTCGACAAGGTAGGGACAGTTGAGAAAGGCAAACGGGCCGACCTTGTACTTCTTAATGCCAACCCGCTCGATGACATTTCGGCAACCTACGACCGGGCCGGGGTGATGTTGAAAGGAAAATGGTACACCCAGGCAGAACTTAACCGGTGGCTCAATGAGATCGCCCCAAAAATAGCGGGTTCATATGTTGAACACAAATAG
- a CDS encoding c-type cytochrome → MRKRKSWVMNGLIAAVLSTLGTAMFSPVPVIERSLFVQAEPSPSPLPEFDQAAELAKLREAIKGKENERAETVFKNLQMTSMKAMPAARILAIMEFGYSRSLGVNCTHCHTAGRYEAEDKPQKQIAREMARMVTDLNGTTLKGIKNLKSSSPAVNCTTCHRGEIKPALNLGQRN, encoded by the coding sequence ATGAGAAAAAGAAAGAGCTGGGTGATGAACGGTCTCATAGCGGCGGTCCTATCGACATTAGGAACCGCGATGTTTTCTCCGGTTCCAGTCATTGAGCGGAGCTTGTTCGTGCAGGCGGAACCGTCGCCGTCACCATTACCCGAGTTCGATCAGGCTGCGGAATTGGCGAAGCTACGTGAAGCGATCAAGGGTAAAGAGAACGAGCGCGCGGAGACGGTCTTCAAGAACCTGCAGATGACGAGTATGAAGGCGATGCCTGCTGCTCGCATCCTGGCGATAATGGAATTCGGCTACTCGCGGTCGCTTGGTGTGAACTGTACCCACTGTCATACGGCCGGTCGATACGAAGCCGAAGATAAACCTCAAAAACAGATAGCACGCGAAATGGCACGAATGGTCACGGACTTGAACGGGACGACGCTTAAGGGGATCAAAAATCTAAAGAGCTCATCGCCTGCGGTCAATTGCACCACTTGCCATCGCGGCGAGATCAAGCCCGCCCTAAATCTAGGCCAGCGAAACTAA
- a CDS encoding amidohydrolase, whose product MKRITLSVFVLLCLSISAFPLDMSRDIDAATARLMPRIIEWRRHLHQYPELGNREVKTAKYVEEHLRKLGLEVRTGVAKTGVVGILKGSQPGPVVGLRADMDGLPVTERNSLPYASKETAEYNGQKVGVMHACGHDTHVAMLMGAAEVLAGMKDRIKGTVVFIFQPAEEGPPAGEEGGAPLMVKEGVMDNPKIDAIFGIHINSQTPVGTIKYKSGATMAASDWFSIKIKGKQTHGAYPWLGVDPFAVATQIYTGLQMIVARRSELPKAPVVITVGRVMGGVRENIIPEEMTMAGTIRTLDAEMQKDVHEKIRQTATNIAESMGAAVEVNIENKALLTYNTPELVEKMLPSLQKAAGKENVSEANWVTGAEDFSSFSTKAPSFYFMVGGMPKGMSVAAAAPHHTPDFIIDDSRLDVGVKAFANIVFDFTK is encoded by the coding sequence ATGAAACGCATTACTCTTTCTGTATTCGTACTTCTGTGCTTAAGTATCTCTGCGTTCCCGCTCGACATGAGCCGCGATATTGATGCGGCGACCGCCAGGCTAATGCCGAGGATAATCGAATGGCGGCGCCATTTGCATCAGTATCCTGAACTCGGCAACCGCGAGGTCAAGACTGCCAAATACGTCGAAGAACATTTGAGGAAACTCGGCCTTGAGGTCCGAACGGGAGTTGCGAAGACAGGCGTCGTCGGCATTTTGAAAGGGTCGCAGCCGGGGCCTGTGGTCGGCCTGCGTGCCGATATGGATGGTCTGCCGGTAACCGAACGTAACTCGCTGCCCTACGCTTCGAAGGAAACCGCGGAATATAACGGCCAGAAGGTCGGCGTGATGCACGCCTGCGGCCATGATACGCACGTCGCAATGCTGATGGGTGCAGCCGAGGTTCTTGCCGGAATGAAGGATCGAATAAAGGGAACTGTCGTGTTCATCTTTCAGCCTGCTGAGGAAGGTCCGCCTGCCGGCGAAGAAGGTGGGGCTCCGCTGATGGTAAAAGAAGGGGTGATGGACAACCCAAAGATCGATGCTATTTTCGGGATACACATCAATTCGCAAACGCCGGTCGGTACGATCAAATACAAATCGGGAGCAACAATGGCTGCGAGCGATTGGTTCTCAATAAAGATCAAGGGCAAACAGACGCATGGTGCATATCCGTGGCTGGGTGTCGATCCGTTCGCCGTGGCAACGCAGATCTACACCGGACTTCAAATGATCGTCGCCCGCCGAAGTGAATTGCCTAAGGCTCCTGTCGTAATTACGGTCGGACGCGTTATGGGCGGCGTCCGCGAAAATATAATACCCGAGGAAATGACGATGGCCGGAACGATCCGCACGCTCGACGCCGAGATGCAAAAGGACGTACACGAAAAGATCCGCCAGACCGCAACGAATATCGCCGAGAGTATGGGAGCCGCTGTCGAGGTAAACATCGAGAATAAGGCCCTGCTTACCTATAACACTCCGGAACTCGTGGAGAAGATGCTGCCTTCGCTTCAAAAAGCTGCGGGTAAGGAGAATGTATCAGAAGCAAACTGGGTTACGGGTGCCGAGGATTTTTCATCTTTTAGCACAAAGGCCCCGTCATTCTATTTCATGGTCGGCGGGATGCCAAAGGGAATGAGCGTTGCCGCCGCGGCACCACATCACACCCCGGACTTCATTATCGACGACAGCAGGCTCGATGTCGGCGTGAAGGCATTCGCAAATATCGTCTTCGACTTCACGAAGTGA
- a CDS encoding tetratricopeptide repeat protein: MRRKIVVICLYVFAAVPLNAQSAGVVTPEMRAAANDAFQKQDWASAVAAYERIVSAEEKNAGGRYRLGLSLLALKRNDEAIKYLEAAQTISPNPVFALALARGYARTGNTSRMYEVLDGSLKLGGIAPESITAEADFAPFKADPRFLAFVDRSDKTVNPCKARPEHRQFDFWIGEWLPKNTQGITVGTSSIQLILGGCIIFENWSTPVSSGKSFNLYNTSDGKWHQTWVDDKGRWTEYVGGLVDGKMVLDSVSTQNGKKVIARMTFSQLPNGDVRQHGQNSSDEGKTWTTTFDFIYVRKPGTN; encoded by the coding sequence ATGCGCAGAAAGATCGTGGTTATTTGCTTGTACGTTTTTGCCGCAGTCCCTCTAAACGCCCAATCAGCCGGCGTCGTTACACCGGAAATGCGTGCTGCGGCTAACGACGCCTTTCAGAAGCAGGATTGGGCTTCGGCAGTTGCGGCTTACGAGAGGATCGTTTCGGCAGAGGAGAAGAACGCCGGCGGGCGATATCGCCTGGGATTGTCGCTCCTCGCATTGAAGCGTAACGATGAAGCGATCAAATATCTCGAGGCAGCCCAAACTATCTCGCCGAACCCTGTGTTTGCGCTTGCTCTCGCTCGAGGCTACGCGCGAACCGGAAACACTTCAAGGATGTACGAAGTTCTCGACGGCAGCCTGAAGCTTGGCGGCATCGCTCCCGAATCTATCACGGCCGAAGCCGACTTCGCTCCATTCAAGGCCGACCCGAGATTCCTCGCGTTCGTCGATAGATCTGACAAGACGGTCAACCCTTGTAAAGCAAGGCCGGAGCACCGCCAATTTGATTTCTGGATCGGTGAATGGCTGCCGAAAAACACTCAGGGCATCACGGTCGGGACGAGCAGCATTCAGCTCATTCTGGGTGGATGCATCATTTTTGAGAATTGGTCAACGCCGGTTTCCTCCGGAAAGAGCTTCAATCTCTATAATACAAGTGATGGAAAGTGGCACCAGACCTGGGTCGATGATAAGGGGCGATGGACAGAGTACGTCGGCGGACTTGTCGATGGAAAGATGGTCCTCGATTCGGTTTCGACCCAAAATGGAAAAAAGGTCATCGCGCGAATGACCTTTTCCCAATTGCCGAATGGCGACGTTCGTCAGCACGGCCAAAACTCGTCGGATGAGGGAAAAACGTGGACGACCACATTCGACTTTATTTATGTTCGAAAGCCCGGCACAAATTAA